The DNA sequence taaatctaacaatcttaatagttcagatAAATTTTATTAACCTAAAATGTATGAGAGCataattttatacatattaAACTTCAgcctattatttttttaacttgtaTTAAATTATGCCTTTGAATTTTTCAAGTCTAAAAATCCCCTAGAACTAACGGCTAAAAGATTGTTTATGAACTTTAagatgtactaaattatgttaaTACCTTGTACCAAATCGTGTACTCAAACTTTAAACTTTTTAGGCCGTTGAAAAATTCTCTGAAATCTATTGAGGTTgctaaattcaaaatatatgttCAAGTTTACTAAGGGACAACTAATGTAGCTATTGTTTACGTACCAAATTAAGTTACCCAACTttgatattaacaaaattatattttccGAACTTAAACTTTTGTACTTTAAAGGCACGATTTAGTATACCTCAAAATTACAGgccaaaaaatcttaattagcctaataTTAATATCCAAATTGGTCCCAACAATaggtcatcatcatcatcataaaaagaaaaagaacccCAAAAGATTCAATAAAGGAAACCCTTTTTACAGAAATatcctaataattaataaatgaaaatgaaaggagagtaaatgaaattagaaaaagagaaaaacttTACCAATTCTGAGAGAATCATGGGTATTCTTGAAGAGAAACATGAGCAAACGAATCGTTCTAAGGCTAAACCTTTGGTACCCAGAAGAAAGTGCTTGCTGCAACTCATTTTCATCGATGAATCCACTTCGATCTCTATCCACTAATTCAAAGCTCCTAATCACATCAGGACTCGTCCCTTGTGGGAATTTCCCATATGAATTATAGCCGTATGAAGAATTGGGTTGATGGGCATGGAATTGGggataagaagaagaaggaggatgAGGGGTAGAATTGTAGTAATTTTGTGATTCGTTGGGGAGAGAATTGGGTTGATGGGCATGAAATTGGGgataagaagatgaagaagaaggaggatgAGGGGTAGAATTGTAACTTTGTGAGTCGTCGGGGACAGGAGGAGCGGAAGGAGTGTATGATGATGATTGAGAATCGAATCTTTGGAAAGATGAAGCCATTTTAATGGAGGAGTTGGAAAATTCAGATGATTAATTTTGTATAAAGATCAAAActttatatcatatatatatgagattgaGATTGCTTAGTGTGCGAGTTTATTAATTTACGCGGCTATTTCAATTATcattatcatcttcttcttgaATGTTACTTCTTCCTTCCACTTTCTATTTTATAATGTATATTTTATggagaaattttattaatatttaataaaaccctaataataaaaagtaatattaaattaattttttataagagtttttttttttttttggctaaacTAGAAAAATCCTCCTAACTATTAAACTGCTTGTAAATTGGAAATATTatccattttttttataattaattaacaacaTAGACAGCTTATGTGTACATTTTTGTACATGTGTCAAATTTATATTGAcacacctaatattattattttaaaaaattatttcaaaatttataataatttttattttgtttaaatatttatttttatattttataactttatttaattttaaaatgaattttgaaaataatttttaaataataatattatgtgtactaatataaacatgttatatatacaaaaatgtATACATAAGCCGTCCATAGTAACAGTTAACATAATAATACCTTAAATTTGCTATTAATTTAGTAGTTTGAAAGGTTGTACCGCcaaaatttgaactttaaaagTTAAATGCAAGTGAAACAATAATTTAGAGAGTTTAGCCGCAAAAaaactcttttttatttttattttgttgtaattGTACCTTTAAGTGCTAATTAAATTTGTTAAATGTAAAATTACATATAAGTAGGTTTTTGATCAGTTTATACTACacgtttttttaatttaatgtaaatatcgagctgcaaaattttaagtgtaactcatccaattaaaaaaaaatataactcgACCGTCATTGACCTAAGTGATTTTTTtagtttcaaaataaataaaatttccacccataaaatattaaagagagaaagtgTGAGAGGtcattgggtttttttttttataattatattatataatattatttatgttataataaaagttaaatattaaaaaatacaaaactgaaaatggtatttttttttttgtaaaacaaTGGTATTTGTCGGGTTAATTCAATTAAATCGAGTTTATTAGGTGAGTTGtacttatttttaatttgctcAATTCATAAATTGGACTGTTTATAATTTGGTCAATTTTTTCGGTTTATGTTTTTTATTGatgtttttaatttagttttgttGGGTTATTCAAATTGGTTGGTTTATGAAAATTTTTGTACAATCCTAATTAAAAGTCAACTCAAAAACTCGTAGTCGTAGTGATATATTATTGGACTacgtattaaaaaaaataatgtcaattttactttttttcttttaagaaaatcattttaaaattttacacatCATTGATCTACGATTTTTAAAAAAGATTGCCACAAAGAAGTTAGGGATTTTGGCTTTCTGGTTGACAAGATGGCGCGGCGTATTGAAGGATGGAAATCTAGGCTCTTATCTCTCGCGGGTCGCACTACCTTGATTCAATCGGTGGCTTTGAGCGTCCCTATCTATACTATGTCTTCCTTCCTGATCCCTAAGAGTATCTGTACTGCCTTGGATAAGTTGGTGCGCCGTTTCTGGTGGAAAGGGTCTGATGATTCGAATAGATTTCTAGCTTTGGCCAACTGGGATTCAATTTGTGTTCCGAAGCGGTGGGGTGGTCTTGGTTTCAAGAAGTTCGAGGATCTTAACTTCGCCCTCGTGGCCAAACTTGGATGGAATCTTGCGGCTGGGAGCAATGCAGTGTGGTGCCAAGTGTTCAAGGATAAGTATTTTAGAAGATCTAGCTCCTTTTGGAGCACTCCGAAGTCTTCCTCTTGGTCTTATGGAGCTAGAAGTAT is a window from the Cannabis sativa cultivar Pink pepper isolate KNU-18-1 chromosome 1, ASM2916894v1, whole genome shotgun sequence genome containing:
- the LOC115706247 gene encoding probable calcium-binding protein CML48, which codes for MASSFQRFDSQSSSYTPSAPPVPDDSQSYNSTPHPPSSSSSYPQFHAHQPNSLPNESQNYYNSTPHPPSSSYPQFHAHQPNSSYGYNSYGKFPQGTSPDVIRSFELVDRDRSGFIDENELQQALSSGYQRFSLRTIRLLMFLFKNTHDSLRIGPKEFSSMWTCLGQWRGIFQQYDRDRSGKIDLTELRDALFGLGYAVPASVLQLLISKYNNGSGRRVELDFDSFVECGMIVKGLTEKFKEKDKQYSGSATLNYDEFMCMIIPFLVSY